In one window of Comamonas testosteroni DNA:
- the lepA gene encoding translation elongation factor 4 produces the protein MNHIRNFSIIAHIDHGKSTLADRLIQRCGGLADRDMEAQVLDSMDIEKERGITIKAQTAALQYKAKDGQVYNLNLIDTPGHVDFSYEVSRSLSACEGGLLVVDASQGVEAQTVANCYTALDLGVEVFAVLNKMDLPQADPENAKAEIEDVIGIDASDAIPCSAKTGMGIDEILEAIVAKVPAPKGNPDGPLRAMIVDSWFDPYVGVVMLVRVVDGQLKKGERFKMMATGAAYEANNIGVFTPANQPRDALKAGEVGYIIAGIKELKAAKVGDTVTLEKKLPNNLGPAEKALPGFKEVKPQVFAGLYPTEASEYDQLRDALEKLQLNDAALQFEPEVSQALGFGFRCGFLGLLHMEIVQERLEREFDQDLITTAPSVVYEVVKADGEVIQVENPSKMPDQGRMEEIREPIVTVHLYMPQDYVGPVMTLANQKRGVQKNMAYHGRQVMLTYEMPLGEIVLDFFDKLKSVSRGYASMDYEFLEYRASDVVKVDILLNGEKVDALSIIVHRSQSVYRGRAVVAKMREIISRQMFDVAIQAAIGANIIARETVKAMRKNVLAKCYGGDITRKRKLLEKQKAGKKRMKQIGSVEVPQEAFLAILQVED, from the coding sequence ATGAATCACATCCGTAATTTCTCCATCATTGCGCACATTGACCATGGCAAGTCCACTCTGGCGGACCGCCTGATCCAGCGCTGCGGAGGCCTTGCCGACCGCGATATGGAAGCCCAGGTGCTGGACTCGATGGACATCGAGAAAGAGCGCGGCATCACCATCAAGGCCCAGACCGCGGCCCTGCAGTACAAGGCCAAGGATGGTCAGGTCTACAACCTGAACCTGATCGACACCCCCGGCCACGTGGACTTCTCCTACGAAGTCTCGCGCTCGCTGTCGGCCTGCGAAGGCGGCCTGCTGGTGGTCGATGCCTCCCAGGGCGTGGAGGCCCAGACCGTGGCCAATTGCTACACCGCGCTCGATCTGGGCGTGGAGGTGTTCGCCGTCCTCAACAAGATGGACCTGCCCCAGGCCGATCCCGAGAACGCCAAGGCCGAGATCGAGGACGTGATCGGCATTGATGCCAGCGACGCCATTCCCTGCTCGGCCAAGACCGGCATGGGTATCGACGAGATCCTGGAAGCCATCGTGGCCAAGGTTCCTGCCCCCAAGGGCAATCCCGACGGCCCGCTGCGCGCCATGATCGTGGACAGCTGGTTCGACCCCTACGTGGGCGTCGTGATGCTGGTGCGCGTGGTCGACGGTCAGCTCAAGAAGGGCGAGCGCTTCAAGATGATGGCCACAGGCGCAGCCTATGAAGCCAACAACATCGGCGTGTTCACCCCTGCCAACCAGCCGCGCGATGCGCTCAAGGCCGGTGAGGTGGGCTACATCATTGCCGGCATCAAGGAGTTGAAGGCCGCCAAGGTGGGTGACACCGTCACGCTGGAAAAGAAGCTACCCAACAACCTGGGCCCGGCCGAGAAGGCCTTGCCCGGCTTCAAGGAAGTCAAGCCCCAGGTGTTTGCGGGTCTGTACCCTACCGAAGCCTCTGAATACGACCAGTTGCGTGATGCGCTGGAAAAGCTGCAGCTCAACGATGCGGCGCTGCAGTTCGAGCCCGAAGTCTCGCAGGCGCTGGGCTTTGGCTTCCGCTGCGGCTTCCTGGGCCTGCTGCACATGGAAATCGTGCAGGAACGCCTGGAGCGCGAGTTCGATCAGGACCTGATCACCACAGCCCCTAGCGTGGTGTACGAAGTGGTCAAGGCCGACGGCGAAGTCATCCAGGTGGAAAACCCCTCCAAGATGCCCGATCAGGGCCGCATGGAAGAAATCCGCGAGCCCATCGTGACCGTGCATCTTTACATGCCGCAAGACTATGTCGGCCCGGTGATGACGCTGGCCAACCAGAAGCGCGGCGTGCAGAAGAACATGGCCTACCACGGTCGTCAGGTCATGCTGACCTATGAAATGCCGCTGGGCGAAATCGTGCTGGACTTCTTCGACAAGCTCAAGTCCGTGTCGCGCGGCTATGCCTCCATGGACTATGAGTTCCTGGAGTACCGCGCTTCCGACGTGGTGAAGGTCGATATCTTGCTCAACGGCGAGAAGGTCGATGCCTTGTCCATCATCGTGCACCGCTCGCAGTCCGTGTATCGCGGCCGCGCCGTGGTCGCGAAGATGCGCGAGATCATCAGCCGCCAGATGTTCGATGTGGCCATTCAGGCTGCCATCGGCGCCAACATCATTGCGCGCGAGACCGTCAAGGCCATGCGCAAGAACGTGCTGGCCAAGTGCTATGGCGGCGACATCACGCGCAAGCGCAAGCTGCTCGAAAAGCAGAAGGCCGGCAAGAAGCGTATGAAGCAGATTGGTTCGGTAGAAGTGCCGCAGGAAGCCTTCCTGGCCATTCTGCAAGTGGAGGATTGA
- a CDS encoding sigma-E factor negative regulatory protein, whose product MNDDLIKQEQLSALVDGETSSVQMQDVLSYAESDEGQHSWAMYHLIGDVLRSPELAHHSQHDILSRVRAHMEREPIRGIHLPGVTADAASSLGLGGLEQITAAEERGQAQGNGATVVSLPARQAANASVFRWKMAAGFASVAAVAAVGWGVMLAGSGGLYGRQGGAQLAALSPNAVVAAAPAASLGLSQPVSDSEETAMPLGSEAQSSTVVAVAGPNGQTVMLRDPRLDELLASHPQQSSAPNLQMPASFLRNASFATATRH is encoded by the coding sequence ATGAATGACGATCTGATCAAGCAGGAACAGTTGTCGGCCCTGGTGGATGGCGAGACTTCCTCGGTCCAGATGCAGGACGTGCTTTCCTATGCGGAAAGCGACGAAGGCCAGCATTCCTGGGCCATGTATCACCTGATTGGCGATGTGCTGCGTTCTCCCGAGCTGGCCCATCACAGTCAGCACGATATTCTGAGCCGCGTGCGCGCTCATATGGAGCGCGAGCCGATCCGCGGCATTCATCTGCCCGGTGTGACCGCAGATGCAGCCAGCTCCCTGGGTTTGGGCGGTCTGGAACAGATCACCGCAGCCGAGGAGCGCGGGCAGGCTCAGGGCAACGGCGCAACCGTGGTCAGCCTGCCTGCCCGTCAGGCGGCCAATGCATCGGTCTTTCGCTGGAAGATGGCTGCCGGCTTTGCTTCGGTTGCTGCCGTGGCCGCCGTTGGCTGGGGGGTCATGCTCGCAGGCTCGGGGGGACTGTACGGCCGCCAGGGTGGGGCGCAGCTCGCTGCTCTGAGCCCGAATGCCGTAGTGGCCGCTGCGCCTGCCGCATCGCTGGGCTTGAGCCAGCCCGTTTCGGACAGTGAAGAGACAGCCATGCCCTTGGGTTCGGAGGCCCAGTCTTCCACTGTGGTGGCAGTTGCTGGTCCCAACGGCCAGACCGTGATGCTGCGCGATCCGCGTCTGGACGAATTGCTGGCTTCTCACCCTCAGCAAAGCAGCGCGCCCAATCTGCAGATGCCGGCCAGCTTTTTGCGCAATGCAAGCTTTGCCACGGCCACCCGCCATTGA
- the fabD gene encoding ACP S-malonyltransferase, which yields MKKFAFVFPGQGSQSVGMLDGWGDHPVVAQTVAEASEALGEDVGLLIKQGPKEALALTTNTQPVMLVAGVAAWRVWQAEGGALPDAVAGHSLGEYSALVASGVLTLAQAAPLVRLRAAAMQDAVPVGAGGMAAVLALDAEKVKAVCAEVTAQLGGAEVVEAVNFNDPGQTVIAGSKLAVEKACEAVKAAGAKRALPLPVSAPFHSSLMKPAAEKLKAALAELTLAAPLIPVINNIDVTVQTDADAIRDALYCQAFGPVRWVECVQAIKARGVTHIVECGPGKVLAGMVKRIDADLTGAPLFDTASLADVKELLA from the coding sequence ATGAAGAAATTCGCATTTGTATTTCCTGGCCAGGGCTCTCAGTCCGTAGGCATGCTGGACGGCTGGGGTGATCATCCTGTCGTGGCTCAGACCGTAGCCGAGGCCTCCGAAGCTCTGGGTGAGGATGTGGGCCTGCTGATCAAGCAAGGCCCCAAGGAAGCGCTGGCGCTGACGACCAATACCCAGCCCGTGATGCTGGTGGCCGGTGTGGCGGCCTGGCGTGTCTGGCAGGCCGAAGGCGGCGCGCTGCCCGATGCCGTGGCCGGTCACTCCCTGGGCGAGTACTCGGCGCTGGTTGCTTCCGGCGTGCTGACGCTGGCTCAGGCCGCACCCCTGGTGCGTCTGCGCGCCGCTGCCATGCAGGATGCCGTGCCTGTGGGCGCGGGCGGCATGGCGGCCGTGCTGGCGCTGGATGCCGAAAAGGTCAAGGCAGTCTGTGCCGAAGTGACGGCCCAGCTGGGCGGCGCTGAAGTGGTGGAAGCCGTGAACTTCAACGACCCTGGCCAGACCGTGATCGCCGGCAGCAAGCTGGCCGTGGAAAAGGCCTGCGAAGCGGTCAAGGCGGCCGGCGCCAAGCGTGCCCTGCCTCTGCCGGTCTCCGCACCTTTCCACTCCAGCCTGATGAAGCCCGCTGCAGAAAAGCTCAAGGCCGCGCTGGCCGAGCTGACACTGGCCGCTCCATTGATTCCCGTCATCAACAATATCGACGTGACCGTCCAAACGGACGCTGATGCGATTCGCGATGCCCTGTACTGTCAGGCCTTTGGCCCGGTGCGCTGGGTGGAGTGCGTGCAGGCCATCAAGGCTCGCGGCGTGACCCACATCGTGGAATGTGGACCCGGCAAGGTGCTGGCCGGCATGGTCAAGCGTATTGACGCCGACCTGACGGGTGCTCCCCTGTTTGATACAGCCAGCCTGGCTGACGTGAAAGAATTGCTCGCATGA
- the acpP gene encoding acyl carrier protein: MSDIEARVKKIIAEQLGVEESQVTNEKAFVADLGADSLDTVELVMALEDEFGIEIPDEDAEKITTVQNAIDYANTHQKA; encoded by the coding sequence ATGAGCGATATCGAAGCACGTGTCAAAAAAATCATTGCCGAACAACTCGGCGTTGAAGAGTCCCAAGTGACCAACGAAAAGGCCTTCGTGGCTGACCTGGGCGCTGACTCCCTGGACACAGTGGAACTGGTGATGGCCCTGGAAGATGAATTCGGCATCGAGATCCCTGACGAAGACGCAGAGAAGATCACGACGGTGCAAAACGCCATCGACTACGCCAATACCCACCAAAAGGCCTAA
- the rpoE gene encoding RNA polymerase sigma factor RpoE, producing MTPPDFPTPSADSDLALVERANAGDTRAFELLVIKYQRRIERLVGRMVRDVDLVPDITQETFIRAYKALHQFRGEAQFYTWLYRIAVNTAKKALMEMHRSPVMTESALHAGDDEDETSFHRQELTTQETPETVLAAREIAEAVNAAMEALPEDLRQAVTLREIEGLSYEEIAQAMDCPIGTVRSRIFRAREAISARVKPLLERQGGKRW from the coding sequence ATGACACCTCCCGATTTTCCCACTCCCTCTGCCGACAGCGATCTGGCTCTGGTCGAACGAGCCAATGCTGGCGACACACGGGCTTTTGAGCTGCTGGTCATCAAGTACCAGCGCCGCATCGAGCGTCTGGTGGGCCGCATGGTGCGCGATGTCGACCTGGTGCCCGACATCACGCAGGAAACCTTCATCCGCGCCTACAAGGCCTTGCACCAGTTTCGCGGCGAGGCCCAGTTCTACACCTGGCTGTACCGCATTGCCGTCAACACGGCCAAGAAGGCATTGATGGAAATGCATCGCTCGCCGGTGATGACCGAGAGCGCGTTACACGCTGGGGACGATGAGGATGAAACTTCTTTTCACAGACAGGAACTAACGACTCAGGAAACCCCGGAAACAGTGTTGGCGGCGCGTGAAATTGCCGAAGCCGTCAATGCCGCCATGGAGGCTTTGCCCGAGGATTTGCGCCAGGCGGTCACGCTGCGCGAAATCGAGGGGCTCAGCTATGAGGAAATCGCGCAGGCGATGGACTGTCCCATAGGCACGGTGCGCTCGCGCATCTTTCGGGCACGCGAGGCGATTTCGGCCAGGGTCAAGCCCCTGCTGGAGCGCCAGGGTGGAAAGCGTTGGTAG
- the rpmF gene encoding 50S ribosomal protein L32 — protein MAVQQNKKSPSKRGMHRSHNALNVPGIAVEATTGETHLRHHISPNGVYRGRQVLKNKSEA, from the coding sequence ATGGCTGTTCAGCAAAACAAGAAGTCTCCCTCCAAGCGCGGCATGCACCGTTCGCACAATGCACTGAATGTGCCTGGCATCGCTGTTGAAGCCACCACTGGCGAAACACACCTGCGCCACCACATCAGCCCCAACGGCGTGTACCGTGGCCGTCAAGTGCTGAAGAACAAGTCCGAAGCCTAA
- a CDS encoding beta-ketoacyl-ACP synthase III, with product MRRYARIIGTGSYLPPRRLTNNDLAAELAQRGLETSDEWIVERTGIRARHFAEPDVTSSDLALEASRNAIEAAGIEASDIDLIIVATSTPDMVFPSTAAILQHKLGISNGCPAFDVQAVCSGFVYALAVADSMIQTGAAKRVLVVGSEVFSRILDFNDRTTCVLFGDGAGAVVLEASDEPGILSTELHADGSHVGILCVPGNVSGGNVLGDPLLKMDGQAVFKLAVSVLDKAARSALEKAGLTDADIDWLIPHQANIRIMQSTARKLKLSMDKVVVTVDQHGNTSAASIPLALDHGVRSGQVKKGQTVLLEGVGGGFTWGAVLLKM from the coding sequence ATGAGACGCTACGCACGCATCATTGGTACCGGCAGTTACCTGCCGCCCCGCCGCCTGACCAACAACGACCTCGCAGCCGAGCTGGCTCAGCGCGGCCTGGAAACCTCGGACGAGTGGATCGTCGAGCGCACCGGCATTCGTGCTCGCCACTTTGCCGAGCCCGATGTGACCAGCAGCGACCTGGCTCTGGAAGCCAGTCGCAACGCCATCGAGGCTGCAGGCATAGAGGCTTCGGATATTGATCTGATCATTGTCGCAACGTCCACCCCGGACATGGTGTTTCCCTCGACGGCCGCCATCCTGCAGCACAAGCTGGGCATCAGCAACGGTTGCCCAGCCTTTGATGTGCAGGCGGTGTGCAGCGGTTTCGTCTATGCCCTGGCGGTGGCCGATTCCATGATCCAGACCGGCGCTGCCAAGCGCGTGCTGGTGGTGGGCTCCGAAGTCTTCAGCCGCATCCTGGATTTCAACGACCGCACGACCTGCGTGCTGTTCGGTGATGGCGCAGGCGCCGTGGTGCTGGAGGCCTCCGACGAGCCAGGCATCCTGTCCACCGAGCTGCACGCCGATGGCAGCCATGTCGGCATTCTCTGCGTGCCGGGCAATGTCTCCGGCGGCAATGTGCTGGGCGATCCCTTGCTCAAGATGGATGGTCAGGCCGTGTTCAAGCTGGCGGTGAGCGTGCTGGACAAGGCGGCTCGCTCCGCGCTGGAAAAGGCAGGTCTGACGGATGCCGACATCGATTGGCTGATTCCGCATCAGGCCAATATCCGCATCATGCAAAGCACGGCGCGAAAGCTCAAGCTGTCCATGGACAAGGTGGTGGTGACTGTCGACCAGCATGGCAACACCTCTGCGGCGTCGATTCCCCTGGCGCTGGACCATGGCGTGCGCAGCGGCCAGGTCAAAAAAGGCCAGACCGTGTTGCTCGAAGGCGTGGGTGGCGGCTTCACTTGGGGTGCTGTGCTCCTCAAGATGTAG
- the fabF gene encoding beta-ketoacyl-ACP synthase II yields MSRRRVVVTGLGCISPVGNTVGEAWANLLAGQSGIDLITKFDASNFSCKIAGEVKGFDVEKYMSAKDARSMDTFIHYGIAAAEQAVLDAGLPTGEALSEDLATRIACVIGSGIGGLPLIENTHAELAARGPRRITPFFVPASIINMVAGHVSMRFGFKGPNLSIVTACTTGLHCIGEAGRMIEYGDADIVVAGGTEATVSPLGVGGFAAMRALSTRNDDPKAASRPWDKDRDGFVLGEGAGVLVLEEYEHAKARGAKIYAELAGFGMSADAGHMTAPNMDGPRRAMLNALRNAGVNQDQVNYLNAHGTSTPLGDANESNAIKAAMGEFAKKNLVVSSTKSMTGHLLGGAGGIESVFTVMALHDQKIPPTINLVNQDPGCDLDYCANTARDAKLEVAVKNNFGFGGTNGTLVFKRV; encoded by the coding sequence ATGAGCCGTCGTCGCGTTGTCGTGACCGGTCTAGGCTGCATCTCCCCCGTGGGTAACACGGTGGGCGAAGCCTGGGCCAATCTTTTGGCCGGCCAGTCCGGTATTGACCTCATCACCAAGTTCGATGCGTCGAACTTCTCCTGCAAGATTGCAGGTGAGGTCAAGGGATTTGATGTGGAGAAGTACATGAGCGCCAAAGATGCGCGCTCCATGGATACCTTCATTCATTACGGCATCGCGGCTGCGGAGCAAGCCGTTCTGGACGCAGGCCTGCCCACAGGCGAAGCCCTGTCCGAAGACCTGGCCACACGCATTGCCTGCGTGATCGGCTCGGGCATTGGCGGCCTGCCGCTGATCGAGAACACTCACGCAGAACTGGCTGCCCGCGGTCCTCGCCGCATCACGCCGTTCTTCGTGCCTGCTTCCATCATCAATATGGTGGCAGGGCATGTGTCCATGCGATTTGGCTTCAAGGGGCCGAATCTGTCGATAGTGACAGCCTGCACCACAGGCCTGCACTGCATCGGCGAAGCCGGACGCATGATCGAATACGGCGATGCAGACATCGTCGTGGCCGGTGGCACGGAAGCCACTGTTTCGCCTCTGGGTGTCGGCGGCTTTGCTGCCATGCGTGCGCTGTCAACGCGCAACGATGACCCGAAGGCTGCTTCGCGCCCCTGGGACAAGGACCGTGACGGTTTTGTGCTCGGTGAAGGTGCTGGCGTGCTGGTGCTCGAAGAGTACGAACACGCCAAGGCCCGTGGCGCCAAGATTTACGCGGAGCTGGCTGGCTTTGGCATGAGTGCCGACGCCGGTCACATGACGGCTCCCAATATGGACGGCCCCCGCCGCGCCATGCTCAATGCTTTGCGCAATGCCGGTGTGAACCAGGATCAGGTCAACTACCTGAATGCGCACGGCACGTCCACACCGCTGGGCGATGCGAACGAATCCAATGCCATCAAGGCGGCCATGGGTGAGTTCGCCAAGAAGAATCTGGTGGTCAGCTCGACCAAGTCCATGACGGGTCACCTGCTGGGTGGTGCTGGTGGCATCGAGAGCGTTTTCACCGTGATGGCGCTGCACGACCAGAAGATTCCTCCGACCATCAATTTGGTGAACCAGGATCCCGGGTGCGATCTGGACTATTGCGCCAACACAGCGCGTGACGCCAAGCTGGAAGTCGCCGTGAAGAACAACTTCGGTTTCGGTGGCACCAACGGCACACTGGTCTTCAAGCGCGTCTGA
- the plsX gene encoding phosphate acyltransferase PlsX: MITLAVDCMGGDHGPRVTLAACRQFLNLHPDVHLLLVGKADELAGFKHERVTVVPATEVVSMDDPVEIALRKKKDSSMRVAVQQVKNGAAQAAVSAGNTGALMAISRYLLKTLDGIDRPAIAFGLPNAKGSDTTMLDLGANVDCTAEHLLQFAVMGSALVSALKNTEAPSVGLLNIGEELIKGSEVIKRAGELLRAAGEAGNLNFYGNVEGNDTFKGVVDIVVCDGFVGNVALKTTEGVASMISGILKEEFKRNIFTKIAAIIAYPVLSALMKRVDHRRYNGAALLGLRGLVFKSHGSADAMAFEHALNRAYDAARNNLLDRVRSRIAAAAPLLLAAQTESGTSAP, encoded by the coding sequence ATGATTACTTTGGCTGTTGACTGCATGGGGGGCGATCATGGCCCCCGCGTCACGCTGGCCGCGTGTCGTCAGTTTCTGAATTTACACCCCGATGTGCATTTGCTGCTGGTCGGCAAGGCCGATGAGTTGGCTGGCTTCAAACACGAGCGTGTGACCGTCGTCCCCGCCACGGAAGTGGTGAGCATGGATGATCCTGTGGAAATCGCCCTGCGCAAGAAAAAGGACTCGTCCATGCGCGTGGCCGTGCAGCAGGTCAAGAATGGTGCGGCTCAGGCTGCAGTGTCGGCGGGCAATACCGGGGCGCTGATGGCGATCTCGCGCTATCTGCTCAAGACGCTGGATGGCATTGACCGTCCTGCCATTGCCTTTGGTTTGCCCAACGCCAAGGGTAGCGACACCACCATGTTGGACCTGGGGGCCAATGTGGACTGCACGGCGGAGCATCTGCTTCAGTTTGCGGTCATGGGTTCGGCCCTGGTGTCGGCGCTCAAGAACACGGAGGCGCCCAGCGTCGGCCTGCTCAACATCGGTGAAGAGCTGATCAAGGGCAGTGAAGTCATCAAGCGTGCGGGAGAGCTGCTGCGCGCCGCAGGCGAAGCGGGCAACCTCAACTTCTACGGCAATGTGGAAGGCAACGACACCTTCAAGGGTGTGGTGGATATTGTCGTGTGCGATGGTTTCGTTGGTAACGTTGCGCTCAAGACCACCGAGGGGGTCGCCTCGATGATCTCGGGGATTCTCAAGGAAGAGTTCAAGCGCAACATCTTCACCAAGATTGCTGCCATCATTGCCTATCCGGTGTTATCTGCGCTGATGAAGCGTGTTGATCACCGTCGTTACAACGGCGCTGCATTGCTGGGTCTGCGCGGGCTGGTCTTCAAAAGCCATGGCTCGGCCGATGCAATGGCATTCGAGCATGCTTTGAACCGCGCGTATGATGCGGCACGCAACAACCTGCTTGACCGTGTCCGCAGCCGTATTGCTGCTGCCGCACCATTGCTACTGGCAGCACAGACGGAATCTGGAACTTCGGCGCCCTGA
- a CDS encoding YceD family protein: MSKDFSATRLDVRAFAQAAGHVHGQAPLSDFKRLAADALAITGEQPLVRWEAEGELVEQKGGSGHVWLHLSAEVALPLTCQRCLTEADIPLYVDRSFRFVPDEETAELEDDDSDEDVLALSSEFNLLELIEDELLMEVPVVPRHEVCPVPVKLEVSDDAFEQASEQKENPFAVLQSLNVGKSAD; the protein is encoded by the coding sequence ATGAGCAAGGATTTTTCTGCGACCCGGCTGGACGTGCGTGCATTCGCGCAGGCTGCAGGTCATGTGCATGGTCAGGCACCGTTGTCGGACTTCAAGCGTCTGGCGGCCGATGCGTTGGCGATTACTGGAGAGCAGCCCCTGGTGCGCTGGGAAGCCGAAGGCGAGCTGGTTGAGCAAAAAGGCGGCAGCGGCCATGTGTGGCTGCACCTGAGTGCCGAGGTGGCTTTGCCGCTGACCTGTCAGCGCTGCCTGACCGAGGCCGATATTCCCCTTTACGTGGATCGGTCATTTCGCTTCGTTCCGGACGAAGAGACGGCAGAGCTGGAAGATGACGACAGCGATGAGGATGTGCTGGCATTGAGCAGCGAGTTCAATCTGCTGGAGTTGATCGAGGACGAGTTGCTGATGGAAGTGCCTGTAGTGCCTCGCCATGAGGTCTGCCCGGTCCCCGTCAAGCTAGAGGTCAGCGATGACGCCTTCGAGCAGGCCAGTGAGCAAAAGGAAAACCCTTTTGCCGTGCTGCAATCTCTCAATGTAGGCAAGTCTGCCGACTGA
- the fabG gene encoding 3-oxoacyl-ACP reductase FabG, with product MTDNQTKPQVALVTGATRGIGAAIAQELASKGYQVIGTATSDAGAEKISQALSAFGGRGVTLNVTDGAAVDALIDSIVKNDGGLHVLVNNAGITRDTLAMRMKDDDWDAVTDTNLKAVFRVSRAAIRPMMKQRFGRIISITSVVGASGNAGQANYAAAKAGVAGMTRALAKELGSRGITVNCVAPGFIATDMTADLPEAQKAALKAQIAMGDLGQPSDIAHAVAYLASAGAGYVTGQELHVNGGMYM from the coding sequence ATGACAGATAACCAGACCAAGCCCCAGGTTGCCCTGGTCACCGGTGCCACCCGTGGCATTGGTGCCGCCATCGCGCAGGAGCTGGCCTCCAAGGGCTATCAAGTGATCGGCACGGCCACATCGGATGCTGGCGCTGAAAAGATCAGCCAGGCTCTGTCCGCCTTCGGTGGCCGTGGTGTCACGCTGAACGTGACTGACGGCGCTGCCGTGGATGCCCTGATCGACTCCATCGTCAAGAATGACGGTGGCCTGCATGTGCTGGTCAATAACGCAGGCATTACCCGCGATACCCTGGCGATGCGCATGAAGGATGACGATTGGGATGCAGTCACCGACACCAATCTGAAGGCTGTTTTCCGAGTCAGCCGTGCGGCTATTCGTCCCATGATGAAGCAGCGTTTCGGCCGCATCATCAGCATCACCAGCGTGGTCGGCGCCTCGGGTAATGCCGGTCAGGCCAACTACGCTGCAGCCAAGGCTGGCGTGGCAGGCATGACCCGTGCCCTGGCCAAGGAACTGGGCAGCCGAGGCATCACCGTGAACTGCGTGGCTCCCGGCTTCATCGCCACGGACATGACGGCAGATCTGCCAGAGGCGCAGAAGGCTGCGCTCAAGGCGCAGATCGCCATGGGCGATCTGGGGCAGCCCAGCGACATCGCGCATGCGGTGGCCTATCTGGCTTCTGCCGGTGCCGGCTATGTGACGGGGCAGGAATTGCACGTCAACGGCGGCATGTACATGTAA
- a CDS encoding DegQ family serine endoprotease — translation MRTPAWTTLKSRVSATAIASAMAIAALAAGGMLPVTAAHAQSAATARGLPDFTDLVDQVGPSVVNIRTLEKVSNNSAEALGMDEDMLEFFRRFGLPVPNVPRQRSPKGGQSEEEQPRGVGSGFILTADGYVMTNAHVVDGADEVIVTLTDKREFKAKIVGADKRTDVAVVKIDAKGLPAVKIGDVSKLRVGEWVMAIGSPFGLENSVTAGIVSAKQRDTGDYLPFIQTDVAINPGNSGGPLINMRGEVVGINSQIYSRSGGFMGISFAIPADEAIRVSDQLRATGKVTRGRIGVQIGPVTKDVAESIGLGKPEGALVSAVEPDSPAAKAGVEAGDVITKFDGKAIEKVSDLPRLVGNTKPGTKSAITVLRRGKLKELSMVIAEVPSDESAKTKAGSSGAGKTPSGTLENKSLGLTLSELTSAQKKELAIKGGVRVAAAVDAAARAGLREGDVILQLANAEVSDLKSFEAAWAKADKSKPVNVLVRRGDWAQYVLIRPAK, via the coding sequence ATGCGCACACCAGCCTGGACGACGCTCAAATCCCGTGTTTCGGCTACAGCCATTGCCAGTGCGATGGCGATCGCGGCTCTGGCCGCAGGAGGCATGCTGCCGGTTACGGCTGCTCATGCCCAAAGTGCTGCAACGGCGCGCGGTCTGCCGGACTTCACGGATCTGGTCGATCAGGTCGGACCTTCGGTGGTCAACATTCGAACGCTGGAGAAGGTCTCCAACAACAGCGCCGAAGCTCTGGGCATGGATGAGGATATGCTGGAGTTCTTTCGCCGCTTCGGCCTTCCCGTGCCCAATGTGCCGCGTCAGCGTTCGCCCAAGGGCGGTCAATCAGAGGAGGAGCAGCCCCGTGGCGTGGGCTCTGGCTTCATCCTTACGGCTGACGGCTATGTGATGACCAATGCCCATGTGGTCGACGGCGCAGACGAAGTCATTGTCACGCTGACGGACAAGCGCGAGTTCAAGGCAAAAATAGTCGGCGCAGACAAGCGTACCGATGTCGCCGTGGTCAAGATCGATGCCAAGGGGCTTCCCGCGGTCAAGATCGGCGATGTGAGCAAGCTGCGCGTGGGCGAGTGGGTCATGGCGATAGGCTCGCCCTTCGGACTCGAAAATTCGGTCACAGCCGGCATTGTCTCGGCCAAGCAGCGCGACACCGGAGACTACCTGCCCTTCATCCAGACCGATGTGGCCATCAATCCCGGCAACTCGGGTGGCCCGCTGATCAATATGCGCGGAGAGGTGGTGGGGATCAACAGCCAGATCTATTCGCGCTCGGGCGGTTTCATGGGTATCAGCTTTGCGATTCCCGCCGATGAAGCGATTCGTGTCAGCGATCAACTGCGTGCCACCGGCAAGGTCACGCGCGGCCGTATAGGCGTGCAGATCGGTCCCGTGACCAAGGATGTGGCCGAGTCCATAGGCCTGGGCAAGCCAGAAGGCGCTCTGGTGTCGGCCGTCGAGCCGGACTCCCCTGCCGCAAAGGCCGGCGTGGAGGCGGGCGACGTGATCACCAAGTTCGATGGCAAAGCCATCGAGAAGGTCTCCGATCTGCCGCGTCTCGTAGGAAATACCAAGCCAGGCACCAAGAGCGCCATTACCGTGCTGCGCCGTGGCAAGCTCAAGGAGTTGAGCATGGTGATTGCCGAAGTGCCTTCCGACGAATCAGCCAAGACCAAGGCTGGCAGCAGCGGTGCAGGCAAGACTCCATCCGGCACGCTGGAGAACAAGTCGCTGGGTCTGACGCTGAGCGAGCTGACGTCTGCACAGAAGAAGGAGCTGGCCATCAAGGGCGGCGTGCGCGTGGCGGCTGCGGTGGATGCCGCAGCCCGTGCCGGCTTGCGTGAAGGCGATGTGATCCTGCAACTGGCGAATGCGGAAGTCTCCGATCTCAAGAGCTTCGAGGCTGCCTGGGCCAAGGCCGACAAGTCCAAACCCGTCAATGTACTGGTGCGCCGTGGTGACTGGGCGCAGTATGTATTGATTCGCCCTGCCAAATAA